The proteins below come from a single Carnobacterium divergens DSM 20623 genomic window:
- a CDS encoding helix-turn-helix domain-containing protein, with translation MDFERLQTLYPNATLVETPSNESGILCLPYHTQWIKISTNELKLSEIQLLQALFPIKKETKKALSHSIWYQFLWQAKPLPSTKKGNYRVIQFTLSHPLDSENQFMWLETFSQVFPACEDYFFINPTTGILIQEETKNDFTLEELSGVIQALEDDFSIKVFCYIGHFWQLTTDFPKLFHEEQSIFNQQQQTTKNPVLSLPQIALAYYTKTSTEKSFLMKNLKDSLSEQVDWQELVQILWETQGNLSLAAKKLYIHRNTLQYRIDRFLEATSFSLKDRNDLTLCYLLVLI, from the coding sequence TTGGATTTTGAACGTTTACAAACCCTTTATCCAAATGCAACCCTAGTTGAAACTCCCAGTAATGAGAGTGGGATTCTGTGTCTACCCTATCATACTCAATGGATTAAAATCTCAACTAATGAACTTAAGCTATCTGAAATTCAATTATTACAAGCTCTTTTCCCAATAAAAAAAGAAACAAAAAAGGCCTTAAGTCATTCGATTTGGTACCAATTTCTATGGCAAGCTAAGCCGCTGCCGTCAACTAAAAAAGGCAATTATCGCGTGATTCAATTTACCCTCTCTCACCCACTTGATTCAGAGAATCAGTTTATGTGGCTAGAAACTTTTTCACAAGTTTTTCCTGCCTGTGAGGATTATTTTTTTATCAATCCGACTACTGGGATTCTTATTCAAGAAGAAACAAAAAACGACTTTACACTGGAAGAACTAAGCGGCGTTATTCAAGCTTTGGAAGATGATTTTTCGATAAAAGTATTTTGTTATATCGGCCATTTCTGGCAATTAACAACTGATTTCCCAAAGTTATTTCACGAAGAGCAGTCCATTTTTAATCAACAACAACAGACCACAAAAAATCCTGTTCTGTCTCTTCCCCAAATTGCTCTTGCTTACTACACAAAAACATCTACCGAAAAAAGTTTTTTGATGAAAAACTTGAAAGACAGTCTTTCCGAACAAGTCGATTGGCAAGAACTTGTCCAAATTCTTTGGGAAACACAAGGAAATCTTTCATTAGCAGCAAAAAAATTATACATTCATCGGAACACTTTACAATATCGAATTGATCGTTTTTTAGAGGCAACCTCATTTTCTTTAAAGGATCGAAATGATTTAACCTTGTGTTACTTACTTGTTCTTATTTAA